The following are from one region of the Coffea eugenioides isolate CCC68of chromosome 2, Ceug_1.0, whole genome shotgun sequence genome:
- the LOC113759411 gene encoding F-box protein At3g07870-like, with amino-acid sequence MALTGKKRKRRLEQLPGTGKKSGWNWIEQSEFETAAVTLFVNFPILELPVNLIYDILSRLPLRSICCCRLVCKTFLELLAQPYFAQLHLAKTSLTTVSLALQKNIFQQGLLCFHLLDIDEVSKGAPCSTACHHDICRARSPSHPCRSLTTQNADFYFSAREAVIVGSCNGLLCLYYALQNAYVILNPILGEYVVSGCLPSSTPAYTYMNHSGFGFCPGTRQYKIVRFMCVTYVVGSLVFTPETEVMVEIHTLGSTSWRKIYNVPCPKIQGSFDPLLNGCFHWITTSCNPSDLICSLDLEKECFKHLPTPRHFSQSYVNKISWITVGILGGCLCLCYVYEDNLFEAWVMKDYGVKESWTKDFSITINFYSGLRLEHLNRPIKFLSNGDLWLVSDNSVVSYSPRAGTFKDFKVLEPWVTEVVVHIPSFISLKHALQGNNLEVKYLGRARPAKISVI; translated from the coding sequence ATGGCCCTGactggaaagaaaaggaaaaggcgACTCGAGCAGCTCCCTGGTACTGGAAAAAAGAGTGGCTGGAACTGGATTGAGCAGTCGGAATTTGAAACAGCAGCAGTGACCCTCTTTGTAAATTTTCCTATACTTGAACTCCCTGTCAACCTAATTTATGATATACTTTCCAGACTTCCATTGAGGAGCATTTGCTGTTGTAGACTAGTGTGCAAAACATTCCTTGAACTCCTCGCACAACCTTATTTTGCCCAACTGCACCTAGCAAAGACTTCTCTCACCACAGTTAGCTTGGCTCTTCAGAAGAATATATTCCAGCAGGGGCTTCTTTGCTTCCATTTGCTCGACATTGATGAGGTCTCCAAAGGTGCCCCTTGTAGCACGGCCTGTCATCATGACATTTGTCGTGCTCGCAGTCCATCCCATCCTTGTCGTTCGTTAACTACGCAGAATGCTGATTTCTACTTTTCTGCAAGGGAAGCTGTTATAGTTGGATCATGTAATGGGCTGCTCTGTCTATATTATGCGTTACAAAACGCTTATGTCATTTTAAATCCTATTCTGGGCGAATATGTGGTTTCCGGTTGTCTGCCTTCATCAACACCGGCCTATACATACATGAACCATTCCGGATTTGGCTTCTGCCCAGGCACTAGGCAGTATAAGATTGTTCGATTCATGTGTGTAACATATGTTGTTGGTTCCTTAGTATTCACACCTGAAACAGAAGTAATGGTAGAGATACATACACTGGGCTCGACGTCCTGGAGAAAGATATACAATGTTCCTTGTCCCAAGATTCAGGGATCATTTGATCCTCTTCTAAATGGCTGTTTTCATTGGATTACTACTAGTTGCAATCCTTCTGACTTAATTTGTTCACTGGATTTGGAGAAAGAATGCTTCAAGCATCTTCCAACACCGCGTCACTTTAGTCAATCGTATGTCAACAAAATCTCCTGGATTACGGTAGGCATACTAGGAGGATGTCTCTGTCTTTGCTATGTTTACGAGGATAATCTTTTCGAGGCTTGGGTAATGAAAGATTATGGTGTGAAGGAATCATGGACGAAAGATTTCAGCATCACCATAAACTTCTATTCTGGCTTGCGCTTGGAACATTTGAACCGCCCCATCAAATTCCTGAGCAACGGGGATCTGTGGCTTGTCTCCGACAATTCTGTAGTTTCATACAGTCCTCGAGCAGGAACTTTCAAAGATTTTAAGGTCCTGGAGCCCTGGGTCACCGAAGTTGTTGTCCACATTCCGAGTTTCATATCCCTCAAGCATGCATTACAGGGCAATAATTTGGAGGTGAAATATCTGGGAAGGGCGAGGCCGGCAAAGATATCAGTGATTTGA